Within Thermococcus celer Vu 13 = JCM 8558, the genomic segment GCCATTCCGAGGCTCGAACCTATGGTTATCAGCCCGGGAATGAAGGCGAAGCTCGACCCCTGGACTATGGGATACCGCGACCCGATCGTCGTCTGGAGTAGTGTCGCTATTCCCATCGCCAGCAGAACCGCCTGGATCATGAGGGCAACCTCGGAGCCACCAAGGCCGATGGCACCGCCAACGACGAGCGGTACCGTGACGGTGGCCCCGAACATCGCCAGAACGTGCTGGAGTCCGAAAACCAAAGCCTTCACGGGCTCGACTCTTTCCTCAATTCCAACCTTTAGAACCTGACTTTCAACAGCTTCCATCCTTTCCATTGAAGCCCGCTCATCCTGTGTAAAAATTAGTTTAAAAAGCTTTCGGAAGAGATGAAAATAAACAGAAAAATGTTAATCACCATCCCTGAACCTTCGTCAGAACCTCGTCCGGGACCCTGCCCTCCTCAACGTCACCTACGGCCCGCTCCAGCCTGTCCAGGCCCTCATCGAGGAGCTCCTCCTCTATCGTGAGCGGTGGCTGTATCCTCAGGACGTTGCCCTGGAGGAAGGCAACTATTAGACCGAGCTCGTAGGCCCGCCACACAACCTTTCTCGCCTCTTCATAGGCCCTTTCCTTCGTTTCCCGGTCCTTGACGAGGTCAACACCGAGCATCAGACCGAGGCCGCGGACGTCGCCTATGAGCTCGTGCTCCTCCTTCATCCTATCCAGCCGCTTTTTCGCGCGTTTTCCCAGTCTCTCGGCCCTCCTCAGAAGGTCTTTCTCCTCAATTTCCTCGATAACGGCCAGGGCCGCCCTGCTCGCCACGGGGTTTCCGCTGAGCGTGAACGCGTGCCCGAGGGGCGGCAGGGAATCGAGGATTTCTCCCCTACCGATTATCGCGCTTATCGGGAGTCCCCCGCCGAGGGGCTTCGCCAGGGTTATTACGTCAGGTTTAACTCCGAAGTGCTCTATCGCGAACCACCTCCCCGTTCTCCCGAGTCCGCTCTGAACCTCGTCAACCACCAGGAGGATACCGTGTTCATCGAGGATCCTCTTCAGCCTTTTGAAGTAATCCTTAGGAGGAACGATCATGCCGGCATCGCCCTGTATCGGCTCGGCGAAGAGGGCGGCAACCCCGTCCGCGTAGACTTCTCCCTCGAACTTGGATTTCAAGTAGTCGAGGCACTCAAAGTGACAGCTCCCGGGCTCTTTGCCGAAGGGACAGCGGTAGCAGTTCGGGTAGGGGATGTAGTGAACGTCACTCAGCTCGCCGACGATGGAGCGAACCTCGAACTCGAGGCCGGTTACGCTCATCGCACCGTAGGTTGAACCGTAATAACTCCTGAGATAGCTCAAGATGGCCCTTCTCTTAGTATAAGCCCTCGCGAACTTTATCGCGCCGTCGTTGGCGTCGCTCCCTGTCAGTCCAAAGCTCACCTTTGGATTCTCAACCGGCGCTATCTTTGCCAGCTTCTCGGCCAAAAGAAGGGGCTCAAGGGGAAAGCCGTAGATGAACGTGAAGTGGATTAACCTTTCCGCCTGCTCCTTTATCGCCTCTACAACCCGCGGATTGTTGTGACCGACGTTCTGAACCGCCGCATCGCTCAGGAAGTCTATGTAATCCCTGCCTTCAACGTCCCAGACGAGGGCGTTCCTGGCTTTGACCCCGACTATGGGCGCGTACGTTACGCGCGCCGCCCTTGGAAAAACCCGTGAATAGCGCTCCAGAACCTCCTCCTTACTCGGTGAACCCATACCCTCACCGTACTGCTATACGCGTTTGAAATTAATATGGATTTCGCCTAAATTTTACTGATTTAGCGGAAATATTTAAAAGATTATCAATAAATCAGCAAAAATGGTGGTAAATAATGCTGAATAATGGGCATATCGACGAACTCGACAGGAGGATACTCCACGTCCTCCAGGAGGACGGGAGGGCGAGCTACTCCGAGATAGCCAGAAGGCTCAAGGTCCCCGAATCAACGGTGAGGCTTCGCGTGAAGAAACTCCGAGAGAAGGGCGTCATCAGAAAGTTTGCGGCGCTGATAAACCCCTTCAAGGCCGGTTACACCATAGTCGCCTTCATAGCGGTGGACGTTGAGCCGAGCAAAATCAAAAAGGCCGCTGAGGAGCTGAGCAAACTGCCAGAGGTGGACGTCCTCGGCATAGCAACGGGAGCGCACGACATCCTTATGCAGGTGACCGTGAAAGACCTTCAGGAGCTGGAGAGTTTCCTCATAGAAAAGCTCGGAAAGGTGGAGGGAATAAGGAGCACGGAAACATCGATCCTGACGAGCGTGAAAAAGTGGGGCTACGCGAGGGTGTTTTAGGTAACCCTCTCCAGCCCGTCCTTCTTCACTATGTAAGTGTCCTCATGCTTTATCGCGCCCTCGGGGATCATGAGGGGTGAGTGTATAACCGTCAGAACCATGTTCTCCCGAACCTTCGCGGCCCTCTGGGGAACGACTATCGTGGCTATCGGCGGCTCCTCTATGAGGAGACCGACGCCGTGGGTGTAGCCCGCTATGTAAGAACCGCCAAAGCCCCTCTCCCTGTAGAACTTCTCGAGCTTCCTTTCCACCGCGTTCAGCGTAACGCCAACCCGGGTCTCCTCGAGCGCCATCCGGTATGCCTCCTCCTTGACCTCTATGGCCTTCTTAACCCTCTCGCCCGGCTCCCCGACGACGAAGGTCCTCGCGGTGTTGGCGTAGTAGTGGTTGTAGTCGGCGCCTATGACGACCGTAACCACGCCGTTTTCGGGAACCTTGAGGTCTCTGAAGGGCTCGGCGTGGGCCCTCGGCGTCGTCGAGACGTAGACCTTCGGATCCTCGCTCCCGCTGAGCATGAGCTCCCTGACCACCTCAGCCGCCACCTCAAGCTCGCTTAGTCCGGGTTTTATCGTCTCCTCCGCGACCTTCATGCCCCTTGCCGCTATCCTCCCGGCACTCCTGATGTTGTCGAGCTCCCACTCGTCCTTCACCATTCTAAGCCTCATGGTCAGGTCGAATACGTCAACGACCTCGACCGTCGGGTTGAGGCGCTCGAATATCTTCAGGAATATGAGGTAAGCGTCCCTCTCGATCCCGAACTCGAGCCCGACCCTCCCAAAGCCGTTCCTGCCTATCCAGCTTACGACGCCCGCCATGAGCTCCTCGGCGCGCTGGAACTCCACGACGTTCTCTATCCAGCTCCTCTGCCTGAAGAGCTCGGCCTCACCCTTGACGGTGTAGACGATGGGCTCCCCCTCAGCCGGGATAAGGAGGCTCGGCCGCAACCACTTGATCCCCGTGAAGTATATGAAACTCGAGAGGGTTCTTATCACCGCTCCGTCTATATCGTTCTCCCTCAGGAGCTCCTGAAAGCGCTCAACGCGCCTTTTAAATATCTCGGGTT encodes:
- a CDS encoding leucine/methionine racemase, coding for MGSPSKEEVLERYSRVFPRAARVTYAPIVGVKARNALVWDVEGRDYIDFLSDAAVQNVGHNNPRVVEAIKEQAERLIHFTFIYGFPLEPLLLAEKLAKIAPVENPKVSFGLTGSDANDGAIKFARAYTKRRAILSYLRSYYGSTYGAMSVTGLEFEVRSIVGELSDVHYIPYPNCYRCPFGKEPGSCHFECLDYLKSKFEGEVYADGVAALFAEPIQGDAGMIVPPKDYFKRLKRILDEHGILLVVDEVQSGLGRTGRWFAIEHFGVKPDVITLAKPLGGGLPISAIIGRGEILDSLPPLGHAFTLSGNPVASRAALAVIEEIEEKDLLRRAERLGKRAKKRLDRMKEEHELIGDVRGLGLMLGVDLVKDRETKERAYEEARKVVWRAYELGLIVAFLQGNVLRIQPPLTIEEELLDEGLDRLERAVGDVEEGRVPDEVLTKVQGW
- a CDS encoding Lrp/AsnC family transcriptional regulator, yielding MLNNGHIDELDRRILHVLQEDGRASYSEIARRLKVPESTVRLRVKKLREKGVIRKFAALINPFKAGYTIVAFIAVDVEPSKIKKAAEELSKLPEVDVLGIATGAHDILMQVTVKDLQELESFLIEKLGKVEGIRSTETSILTSVKKWGYARVF
- a CDS encoding M24 family metallopeptidase, whose translation is MMGKPEIFKRRVERFQELLRENDIDGAVIRTLSSFIYFTGIKWLRPSLLIPAEGEPIVYTVKGEAELFRQRSWIENVVEFQRAEELMAGVVSWIGRNGFGRVGLEFGIERDAYLIFLKIFERLNPTVEVVDVFDLTMRLRMVKDEWELDNIRSAGRIAARGMKVAEETIKPGLSELEVAAEVVRELMLSGSEDPKVYVSTTPRAHAEPFRDLKVPENGVVTVVIGADYNHYYANTARTFVVGEPGERVKKAIEVKEEAYRMALEETRVGVTLNAVERKLEKFYRERGFGGSYIAGYTHGVGLLIEEPPIATIVVPQRAAKVRENMVLTVIHSPLMIPEGAIKHEDTYIVKKDGLERVT